A genomic window from Salvelinus namaycush isolate Seneca unplaced genomic scaffold, SaNama_1.0 Scaffold46, whole genome shotgun sequence includes:
- the LOC120041404 gene encoding uncharacterized protein LOC120041404 has protein sequence MKNQENISIHLSRVCMKTESKQKIDQEVRNSRDSMIEHLWHGRIIDYRILSCIVTQQDALQPLIKNREQMGHFVTNKPEAKLITGQVEVAQVLAPTTDENIDEESDVNMEDDQSALYQPPLNQVWDTKLRKVMQSSGLYQKHPLDCDLLAGFGKYLRDDNKIPNFKQEVANVSRFLFYMDSNKPSLDFVNNLEKSRSFFTKLADIGQKKQTIANYMKNLKRFIRYNITTTSLIQTDRAVFEQCKHFLLCLNELQKSMSKQVSQETTGKRYIQMVSVAKTPKECWEILRVAKNEFLCIIGKAMNEESLLETEQLHVLYYLESLLMLKHLQRAGVIKHLTLSEWLSRSACKLPDGENWTVVGVKKHETATQQVATILLDEEEHAWFDVYYRHVRPAFLKNSDDMQEDERFFISTTGKPIYNPSNDLQRFHAKYNLPNITSQVARKVFETNTKASFTDQEMSLVADYLAHTTATTKKHYRLKTTVNACMEMKLISKVAMSIESDSETAGPSCASTRRKGALSSSKKLDEAQTLKLFYEHFPVTIDGQSIKTKDRRLIAGTYERYCYDKWRSQQEKMRRDYVIAHFPRRQPTASQVERYIERQNWEKNKVKVENVLCYWQPSINTDTPKDNKAIKKLVKSQKWKGLYIATDPDKGKKVMTTRPFAKGEVVCDYHGLPLSGKQGKELLEATDNDEMGFLYFYKESSGKTYCIDAKTVPCPCHPEMDTIGRRINHSRKRSNIKGQLQQLEEDGHVWNIILFIALRDIQVQQELLFDYGLSRKSFVGEGEDLEWLDN, from the exons ATGAAGAACCAGGAAAACATATCTATACATCTCAGCAGAGTCTGCATGAAGACAGAATCAAAACAAAAGATTGATCAGGAAGTTCGTAATTCCCGCGACTCCATGATAGAGCATCTTTGGCATGGCAGGATTATTGACTACAGAATACTCAGCTGTATTGTGACACAACAGGACGCACTCCAACCTCTGATTAAGAACCGTGAACAAATGGGTCATTTTGTTACGAACAAGCCAGAAGCCAAACTAATAACTGG CCAAGTGGAAGTGGCTCAAGTGTTGGCACCAACTACAGATGAAAATATAGATGAAGAATCAGACGTCAACATGGAAGATGACCAGTCGGCGCTGTACCAACC ACCATTGAACCAGGTATGGGACACCAAACTGAGAAAGGTGATGCAAAGCAGTGGTTTATACCAAAAGCACCCTCTGGATTGTGATCTGCTGGCTGGATTTGGGAAATATCTCCGTGACGACAACAAAATTCCCAATTTCAAACAGGAG GTTGCAAATGTGTCAAGGTTTTTGTTTTACATGGACTCAAACAAACCATCGCTGGATTTTGTTAATAACTTGGAAAAAAGCAGATCATTTTTTACCAAGCTTGCAGACATCGGACAGAAGAAGCAAACCATTGCCAACTACATGAAGAATTTGAAGAGATTTATTCGCTACAACATCACCACTACAAGCcttattcagacagacagagccgTGTTTGAGCAATGCAAGCATTTCCTCCTATGCTTGAATGAACTGCAGAAGTCCATGAGCAAGCAGGTGTCTCAGGAAACTACTGGGAAAAG ATACATACAGATGGTGTCAGTTGCGAAGACACCAAAAGAATGTTGGGAAATTTTGAGGGTGGCGAAGAACGAATTTCTGTGTATCATTGGGAAGGCCATGAATGAAGAATCCTTGCTGGAAACTGAACAACTGCATGTTCTGTACTACCTTGAGTCTCTGCTCATGCTCAAACATCTCCAAAGGGCTGGAGTGATCAAACATTTGACC CTGAGCGAATGGCTCTCGAGGAGCGCGTGCAAGTTGCCAGATGGTGAGAATTGGACTGTCGTCGGTGTTAAGAAGCACGAAACAGCAAcgcagcaagttgcaaccatttTGTTAGATGAGGAGGAACATGCA TGGTTCGATGTGTACTACCGACATGTTCGACCAGCTTTTCTTAAAAACTCTGATGACATGCAAGAAGATGAGAGATTCTTCATTTCCACAACCGGGAAACCCATCTACAACCCATCCAATGACCTACAAAGGTTTCATGCAAA ATACAACTTGCCCAACATCACGAGCCAGGTAGCAAGAAAAGTTTTTGAGACAAATACCAAAGCCAGCTTCACAGACCAAGAGATGTCCCTTGTTGCTGACTACTTGGCCCATACAACTGCTACAACTAAAAAGCATTACCGCTTGAAGACAACAGTCAATGCCTGCATGGAAATGAAGCTGATCTCCAAAGTTGCCATGTCCATTGAATCTGA TAGTGAGACTGCAGGCCCCTCCTGTGCAAGCACAAGGAGAAAAGGAGCATTGTCCAGCAGCAAAAAGTTGGATGAGGCACAGACCTTGAAACTCTTCTATGAACACTTCCCTGTCACAATTGATGGACAATCAATCAAGACGAAGGACAGACGACTGATTGCAGGAACGTATGAGAGATACTGCTATGACAAGTGGAGAAGCCAGCAAGAGAAAATGAGACGTGATTATGTGATCG CGCACTTCCCCAGAAGACAGCCCACTGCAAGTCAAGTAGAGAGATACATTGAAAGGCAGAACTGGGAGAAGAACAAAGTGAAAGTGGAGAATGTCCTTTGTTACTGGCAACCTTCAATTAACACTGACACACCAAAAGACAACAAGGCAATTAAGAAGCTGGTGAAGTCCCAGAAGTGGAAAGGACTGTACATTGCCACTGACCCTGATAAAGGAAAAAAGGTCATGACGACACGTCCATTTGCTAAAGGGGAAGTTGTCTGTGACTACCACGGTCTCCCACTCTCAGGGAAGCAGGGGAAAGAATTGTTGGAAGCAACAGATAATGACGAGATGGGGTTCCTTTACTTCTACAAGGAATCGTCAGGGAAAACGTACTGTATAGATGCAAAGACTGTGCCCTGCCCTTGCCACCCAGAGATGGACACAATTGGACGTAGGATAAATCATTCCAGAAAGAGAAGCAACATAAAGGGTCAGCTTCAGCAATTAGAAGAGGATGGCCACGTGTGGAACATCATCCTTTTCATTGCCCTACGAGACATTCAGGTGCAACAAGAACTGTTATTTGACTATGGGCTGTCAAGAAAATCTTTTGTTGGAGAAGGAGAAGATTTGGAATGGCTTGACAACTAG